Proteins encoded together in one Hydrogenispora ethanolica window:
- a CDS encoding YecA family protein, translated as MIAPEKLKPLLLHEERVVREFILRYFKDSFNRDPDLMPYVLECCNRYPGMGEVRHMLTNADKFTRTEATLNEIFNRLPESEPRLRFAYEHLLVYSPPSLLNRDVLRKRLAMLSSESQAMVEKRLELQTIPTLQLWEDLLDFCHVNDEAYWNEFDSSHGEFLVLELAGRPDVPHAEMLRRLKALAPDEDYGYDAVYLNMLAGELRMPQGIPVWTDHIRRDADLLNETASDALIKTGADTAARAIGEAFPNEEWNFKLWGSSVLRNIKSPLCEEYLLTLLPQETDEMIATALASGLCRQLSVRGIEPVREKIRRGYDRQMLSLEEELYAACRILGVDLPELEQWRGEIEKEQLRLDQINLEDGLFQWMPEEEAFLDSSNSIAAIQPRSVVKIGRNDPCPCGSGKKYKKCCLNR; from the coding sequence GTGATCGCGCCGGAAAAATTGAAACCATTATTATTGCATGAGGAACGGGTGGTCCGCGAATTTATCCTCCGCTATTTCAAGGACAGTTTCAACCGCGATCCCGACCTCATGCCATACGTCTTAGAGTGTTGCAACCGTTATCCCGGTATGGGGGAAGTCCGCCATATGCTCACCAACGCTGACAAATTCACCCGGACCGAAGCGACCCTGAATGAGATTTTCAACCGTTTGCCGGAGTCCGAGCCGCGGCTCCGCTTTGCTTATGAGCATCTCCTCGTTTACAGCCCGCCGTCCCTGTTAAACCGGGACGTTCTCCGGAAGCGCCTGGCCATGCTCTCTTCAGAATCCCAGGCCATGGTTGAAAAACGGTTGGAACTCCAAACCATCCCCACCCTGCAATTATGGGAGGACTTGCTGGATTTCTGCCACGTCAATGACGAGGCGTACTGGAATGAATTCGATTCCTCTCACGGCGAATTCTTGGTACTGGAGCTCGCCGGCCGTCCGGATGTTCCCCACGCCGAGATGCTCCGCCGGTTAAAAGCGCTCGCTCCGGATGAAGATTATGGTTATGATGCGGTCTATCTTAATATGCTGGCCGGAGAACTCCGCATGCCGCAAGGGATACCGGTTTGGACGGATCATATTCGTCGCGATGCCGATCTGCTCAATGAAACCGCGTCCGACGCGCTGATCAAAACAGGAGCCGATACGGCGGCGCGAGCCATCGGCGAGGCTTTTCCCAATGAAGAATGGAATTTTAAACTTTGGGGCAGCAGCGTCCTGAGGAATATCAAATCGCCCCTCTGCGAGGAGTACCTCTTGACGCTTCTGCCGCAGGAAACGGACGAAATGATAGCCACGGCTTTAGCTTCGGGATTGTGCCGTCAATTATCCGTCCGTGGCATTGAACCGGTCCGGGAGAAGATCCGGCGCGGTTATGACCGGCAAATGTTAAGCTTGGAGGAAGAACTTTATGCCGCCTGCCGCATTCTCGGCGTCGACCTCCCCGAGCTGGAGCAATGGCGCGGGGAGATTGAAAAAGAACAGCTCCGGCTGGATCAGATCAATTTGGAAGATGGTTTATTTCAATGGATGCCCGAAGAGGAAGCTTTTTTGGACAGCTCCAATTCAATAGCAGCCATTCAGCCCCGCAGTGTCGTGAAGATCGGCCGGAATGATCCTTGTCCCTGCGGCAGCGGCAAGAAATATAAGAAGTGCTGTCTGAACCGCTGA
- a CDS encoding DegT/DnrJ/EryC1/StrS family aminotransferase: MRTKTIPFSPPDISELEIEQVIAVLRSGWITSGPMVARFEANLKDYCGVEQAVAISSATAGMELLLKVFGLREGDEAITTPYTYTATASIMTHRGIRPVFVDVKQDSFFLDEQRLYEAITPRTKLISTVDFGGVPMDYDAVRAVVRAKGREDIILLSDSAHSFGASYQGAKVGGQFDFHVFSFHAVKNLTTAEGGAITFRDNHFRGKADLYQELKVTALHGQTKDAMSKMKAGAWKYDIVTDGYKCNMTDIMAAIGLGQLERFDAMVAKRRALFELYSETLLTKEWAKLPFRAAGGTETCYHLYPLRITGFSEEQRDRLIQLLAEEGIATNVHFVPLPMFSFYQGLGYSIADYPNAYQQYANEITLPLYSTLATEDAEYVADRLIHHVERLLKRMAS, translated from the coding sequence ATGCGAACCAAGACGATCCCGTTTTCGCCGCCGGACATCAGCGAGTTGGAGATAGAGCAGGTCATCGCGGTGCTCCGCTCCGGCTGGATCACTTCCGGGCCGATGGTGGCCCGGTTCGAAGCCAATCTCAAGGATTACTGCGGCGTGGAGCAGGCGGTGGCCATCTCCAGCGCCACCGCCGGGATGGAGCTGCTCCTGAAGGTCTTCGGCCTCCGGGAGGGTGATGAGGCCATTACCACGCCCTACACCTATACCGCCACCGCCAGCATCATGACCCACCGGGGCATCCGGCCCGTCTTCGTGGATGTCAAGCAGGACAGCTTCTTCCTGGACGAGCAGCGGCTGTACGAGGCGATCACCCCCCGGACCAAGCTCATCAGCACGGTCGATTTCGGCGGGGTGCCCATGGATTATGACGCCGTCCGGGCGGTGGTGCGGGCCAAGGGGCGGGAGGATATCATCCTGTTGTCCGACTCCGCCCACTCCTTCGGCGCCAGCTATCAGGGGGCCAAGGTCGGCGGGCAGTTCGACTTCCACGTCTTCTCGTTTCACGCGGTCAAGAACCTGACCACCGCCGAAGGCGGGGCCATCACCTTCCGGGACAACCATTTCCGGGGCAAGGCCGACCTCTATCAGGAGCTGAAGGTGACCGCGCTGCACGGCCAGACCAAGGACGCCATGTCCAAGATGAAGGCCGGCGCCTGGAAATACGACATCGTCACCGACGGCTACAAGTGCAACATGACCGACATCATGGCCGCCATCGGCCTGGGCCAGCTGGAACGGTTCGACGCGATGGTCGCCAAACGCCGGGCTCTCTTCGAGCTGTACTCCGAGACCCTGCTGACCAAGGAATGGGCGAAGCTCCCCTTCCGGGCCGCGGGCGGCACCGAAACCTGCTATCACCTGTATCCCTTGCGGATTACCGGTTTCTCCGAGGAGCAGCGGGACCGGCTCATCCAGCTCCTGGCCGAGGAGGGCATCGCCACCAACGTCCATTTCGTCCCGTTGCCGATGTTCAGCTTTTATCAGGGCCTGGGATACTCCATCGCCGACTATCCCAACGCCTATCAGCAATATGCCAATGAGATCACCCTGCCGCTCTATTCGACGCTCGCGACCGAAGACGCCGAATACGTGGCGGACCGGCTGATCCATCACGTCGAGCGGCTGCTGAAGCGGATGGCTTCCTGA
- the bla gene encoding subclass B1 metallo-beta-lactamase, which yields MKRILLLGMALLCLALPVRAGGTDRTIELAPVADRIWMHTTYFPYNGQPTPSNGLLVETGEGLVLIDTPWTDPQTEALLELAAAKFHQPVLLAVITHAHTDRIGGIATLLQWRIRTVSTALTAQLAAEAGYPRPEAAITAVTQVLEAGGMPLEVYYPGPAHTRDNITVYLPRAKVLFGGCIVKSLASRDLGNVADGDAAQYPETLRKLMRKYPEARAVVPGHGAWGGPELLRHTLALAER from the coding sequence ATGAAACGAATCTTGCTGCTGGGAATGGCCTTACTCTGCCTGGCCCTCCCGGTCCGCGCCGGGGGGACAGACCGGACCATCGAGCTGGCCCCGGTTGCCGACCGGATCTGGATGCATACGACATACTTCCCGTATAACGGCCAGCCGACCCCCTCCAACGGCCTGCTGGTCGAGACCGGGGAGGGGCTGGTCCTGATCGATACGCCCTGGACCGACCCGCAGACCGAGGCGCTGCTGGAATTGGCGGCGGCCAAGTTTCATCAGCCGGTGTTGCTGGCGGTGATCACTCACGCCCATACCGACCGGATCGGAGGCATCGCCACTCTGCTGCAATGGCGCATCCGCACGGTCAGTACCGCGCTGACCGCGCAGTTGGCGGCGGAGGCGGGGTATCCGCGGCCGGAAGCGGCCATCACCGCCGTGACCCAGGTCCTGGAGGCCGGCGGCATGCCGCTGGAAGTCTATTATCCCGGCCCGGCCCATACCCGCGACAACATTACCGTGTATTTGCCCCGGGCGAAGGTGCTGTTCGGCGGGTGCATCGTCAAGAGCCTGGCCAGCCGGGACCTGGGCAATGTGGCCGACGGCGACGCCGCCCAATACCCGGAGACCCTCCGTAAGCTGATGCGCAAGTACCCCGAGGCGCGGGCGGTGGTCCCGGGCCACGGCGCCTGGGGCGGCCCGGAACTGCTCCGCCACACCCTGGCGCTGGCGGAGCGCTGA
- a CDS encoding BlaI/MecI/CopY family transcriptional regulator, which yields MPNIPRISEAEWEVMKVLWENSPLTANQIIESLAGKTSWKPKTVKTLISRLLKKDAIGFEKDDRTYHYSPRVSKEECTRAESRSFLDRVYGGELNALLAGFIGEQKLSEEEIAELKRMLDRLSD from the coding sequence ATGCCGAATATTCCCCGGATATCCGAGGCCGAATGGGAAGTCATGAAAGTACTCTGGGAGAATTCGCCGCTGACCGCCAACCAGATCATCGAAAGCCTGGCCGGCAAGACGAGCTGGAAGCCGAAGACGGTGAAGACGCTCATCAGCCGGCTGCTCAAGAAGGACGCCATCGGCTTCGAGAAGGACGACCGGACCTATCATTATTCCCCCCGGGTTTCCAAGGAGGAATGCACCCGGGCCGAGAGCCGTTCCTTCCTGGACCGGGTCTATGGCGGCGAGCTCAATGCGCTGCTGGCCGGGTTCATCGGCGAGCAAAAGCTGTCCGAGGAAGAGATCGCCGAGCTCAAACGGATGCTCGACCGCTTATCGGACTGA
- a CDS encoding BlaR1 family beta-lactam sensor/signal transducer — protein MWFQPFWSWLLNTSLMGAVLTGVILLFQAALGRRMDARWRYGLWLLLLIRLLLPAAPASPWSVYHLVDPWRHWFAHSATGAGPAARFAAERRGMSFQGPGGLSDAEVGVRRVNHQPVLFLIWLAGAAGFGAYWVRLNLRTARRLRDRRPVTDEAARQLLARCRARMGIRAPIALLETDRLRTPALYGITAPALLLPAGLAARITPGQLEGIFLHELAHYKRRDPLVQGIGCLLQAIHWFNPVLAYAFHRMRAEREAACDALALSYLEPRQYREYGAALLFFLEKPAPPEACGTVSLLGEQAGLKRRIAGIAGFRRRGLGQRLYGGLLLAFIGALALTNANAFAPPVPERPRPERVRPVDWAADFRGYQGCFVLLDRATNEYTIYNEAQARERVSPDSTFKICAALLGLEHGAIIGRDTGLKWDGTIYPIPAWNHDQTLASAMAASVNWYFETLCRRVGPVKLRRDLRALDYGNADVSDGSAAFWLESSLKISPLEQVAFLRKLAEGGLLLAQRHAATVREAIPAVARQGAVLAGKTGSGLVNGKYVRGWFVGYLQSRGRQYCFATYLQGDGVDGKRARELTYRLLARQNLW, from the coding sequence ATGTGGTTTCAGCCCTTTTGGTCCTGGCTATTGAATACCTCGCTGATGGGAGCGGTCCTGACCGGGGTCATCCTGTTGTTCCAGGCCGCGCTGGGCCGGCGGATGGATGCCCGCTGGCGTTACGGGCTGTGGTTGCTGCTGCTGATCCGGCTGCTGCTGCCGGCCGCCCCCGCCAGCCCCTGGAGCGTTTACCATCTGGTGGACCCCTGGCGGCACTGGTTCGCCCATTCGGCCACCGGGGCCGGGCCGGCGGCGCGTTTCGCGGCGGAGCGCCGGGGCATGTCGTTCCAGGGGCCGGGCGGGTTGAGCGATGCCGAGGTGGGAGTGCGCCGGGTGAATCATCAGCCCGTTCTGTTCCTGATCTGGCTGGCCGGAGCGGCCGGGTTCGGGGCCTATTGGGTCCGGCTGAACCTGCGGACCGCCCGCCGGCTGCGCGACCGGCGGCCGGTGACGGATGAGGCCGCCCGGCAACTGCTGGCCCGCTGCCGGGCCAGGATGGGCATCCGCGCTCCCATTGCGCTGCTGGAGACGGACCGCCTCCGGACCCCGGCGCTTTACGGGATCACCGCGCCGGCGCTGCTGCTCCCGGCCGGGCTTGCCGCCAGGATAACCCCCGGCCAACTGGAAGGGATCTTTCTGCATGAATTGGCTCACTATAAACGCCGCGACCCCCTGGTTCAGGGAATCGGCTGCCTGCTCCAGGCCATACACTGGTTCAACCCGGTGCTCGCCTACGCTTTTCACCGGATGCGCGCCGAGCGCGAAGCGGCCTGCGACGCGCTGGCCCTGTCGTACCTGGAGCCCCGGCAATACCGGGAGTATGGGGCGGCGCTCCTGTTCTTTCTGGAGAAACCGGCTCCTCCCGAGGCCTGCGGGACCGTGTCGCTCCTGGGAGAGCAGGCCGGCCTCAAACGGCGGATCGCCGGGATCGCCGGTTTCCGGCGGCGCGGCTTGGGTCAACGGCTCTATGGCGGGCTGCTGCTGGCGTTCATCGGCGCTCTGGCGCTGACCAACGCCAACGCCTTCGCGCCGCCGGTCCCGGAGCGACCCCGGCCGGAACGGGTGCGGCCCGTCGACTGGGCCGCCGACTTCCGGGGCTACCAGGGGTGCTTTGTCCTGTTGGACCGGGCGACGAACGAATATACGATCTATAACGAGGCGCAGGCCCGGGAACGGGTGTCGCCCGATTCGACCTTTAAGATCTGCGCCGCGTTGCTGGGACTGGAGCATGGGGCCATTATCGGCCGGGATACCGGTTTGAAATGGGACGGCACGATCTATCCCATTCCCGCCTGGAACCACGATCAGACGCTGGCTTCGGCCATGGCCGCCTCGGTGAACTGGTATTTCGAAACGCTCTGCCGGCGAGTGGGCCCCGTCAAGCTGCGCCGCGATCTGCGAGCGCTGGACTACGGCAATGCCGACGTTTCGGACGGCTCCGCCGCTTTCTGGCTGGAGTCGTCGCTGAAAATCTCGCCCCTGGAACAAGTGGCCTTCCTGCGGAAGCTGGCGGAGGGCGGCCTGCTTCTGGCGCAGCGGCACGCCGCGACGGTCCGGGAGGCCATTCCGGCCGTGGCGCGGCAAGGCGCGGTCCTGGCCGGCAAGACCGGCAGCGGCCTGGTCAACGGCAAGTATGTCCGGGGCTGGTTCGTGGGGTATCTTCAGTCCCGGGGCCGGCAGTATTGTTTTGCAACCTATCTTCAGGGGGACGGCGTCGACGGCAAGCGGGCCCGCGAGCTGACGTACCGGCTCCTGGCCCGGCAAAACCTCTGGTAG